In Cervus canadensis isolate Bull #8, Minnesota chromosome 6, ASM1932006v1, whole genome shotgun sequence, one DNA window encodes the following:
- the KBTBD13 gene encoding kelch repeat and BTB domain-containing protein 13, whose protein sequence is MPQGPETPVQVWVGSQLFQADRALLVEHCGFFSGLFRSGMREARAAEVHLGALSPDGFRTTLRVLRGERPALAAADELLQAVECAAFLQAPALARFLEHSLTSENCALLCDAAAAFGLHDVFHSAALFIRDGAHELAAELALPEARTYVAALRPSSYVAVSTHAPAPGFLEDPSRTMCYLDEEEDTWRTLAALPLEASTLLAGVATLGNKLYIVGGVRGPNKEVVDLGFCYDPDGGTWREFPSPHQPRYDTALAGFEGHLYAIGGEFQRTAMSSVERYDPASGCWSFMADLPQPAAGVPCAHARGRLFVCLWQPADTTAVVEYTVRADEWLPVAELRRPQSYGHCMVAHRDSLYVVRNGPKDDFLHCAIDCLNLATGQWTALPGQFVNSKGALFTAVVRGDTVYTVNRVFTLLYAIEGGSWRLLREKAGFPRPGSLQTFLLRLPPGARGPVASTTPEL, encoded by the coding sequence ATGCCGCAGGGCCCAGAGACCCCGGTGCAAGTGTGGGTGGGCAGCCAACTCTTCCAGGCAGACCGGGCCCTGCTAGTGGAGCACTGCGGCTTCTTCAGCGGCCTCTTCCGCTCGGGCATGCGGGAGGCGCGCGCCGCCGAGGTGCACCTGGGCGCGCTGAGCCCCGACGGCTTCCGCACCACGCTGCGGGTGCTGCGCGGTGAGCGTCCAGCGCTGGCGGCTGCCGACGAGCTGCTGCAGGCGGTGGAGTGCGCCGCCTTCCTGCAGGCGCCGGCGCTGGCGCGCTTCCTAGAGCACAGCCTCACGTCGGAGAACTGCGCGCTGCTTTGCGACGCGGCCGCAGCCTTCGGCCTGCACGACGTCTTCCACAGCGCCGCGCTCTTCATCCGCGACGGCGCCCACGAGCTGGCGGCCGAGCTGGCGCTGCCCGAGGCCCGCACCTACGTGGCGGCGCTGCGGCCCAGCAGCTACGTGGCCGTGAGCACACATGCGCCGGCGCCCGGCTTCCTGGAGGACCCTTCGCGCACCATGTGTTACCTGGATGAGGAGGAGGACACCTGGCGCACGCTGGCCGCGCTGCCCCTGGAGGCCAGCACGCTCCTGGCCGGCGTGGCCACGCTGGGCAACAAGCTGTACATTGTGGGGGGTGTGCGGGGCCCCAACAAGGAGGTGGTGGACCTGGGCTTCTGCTACGACCCCGACGGCGGAACGTGGCGCGagttccccagcccccaccagccGCGCTACGACACAGCACTGGCCGGCTTCGAGGGCCACCTCTATGCCATCGGGGGTGAGTTCCAGAGGACAGCCATGAGCTCGGTGGAGCGCTACGACCCGGCCTCGGGCTGCTGGAGCTTCATGGCCGACTTGCCGCAGCCAGCTGCCGGGGTACCCTGCGCACACGCCCGCGGCCGCCTCTTCGTGTGTCTGTGGCAGCCGGCAGACACGACGGCCGTAGTGGAGTACACTGTGCGGGCTGATGAGTGGCTGCCCGTGGCCGAGCTGCGGCGCCCGCAGAGCTATGGCCACTGCATGGTGGCCCACCGCGACAGCCTCTACGTGGTGCGTAACGGACCTAAGGATGACTTCCTGCACTGCGCCATCGACTGCCTCAACCTAGCCACGGGCCAGTGGACAGCGCTGCCCGGTCAGTTCGTCAACAGCAAAGGCGCGCTCTTCACTGCCGTGGTGCGCGGCGACACCGTCTATACGGTCAACCGCGTGTTCACCCTGCTCTATGCCATCGAGGGCGGCTCCTGGCGGCTGCTTAGGGAGAAGGCCGGCTTCCCACGGCCCGGTTCCTTGCAGACCTTTCTCCTGAGGCTGCCTCCCGGTGCCCGGGGGCCTGTGGCCTCGACAACACCAGAACTGTGA